The following are encoded together in the Naumannella cuiyingiana genome:
- a CDS encoding MFS transporter, with protein MSSAARPAHPSPPHPASPEARRWPALLSALSARGYRRYLFSLLIGSMGFWIARIAQDWLVLELTGSPSAVGLTVALQFAPVLIFGLTGGVLADRFPAGALVALSQAGVAMIALTLGLLTLTGTVQAWHVYAGALTFGFLAVIEQPARMRVIAETAGQPRIRNALSLNSTGFQSAALVGPLLAGLIIATLGTGWCFMINFATAGIAAYTLTRLGSNSESRRSAPGQSPLRQLREGLSIVRGTSEIAWAIALAAVLAIFGLGMPALLSAMARNDFGTGVAGYGMLSAALALGSVGGALLSARGTKALRLRHLAALLCALGLLLALAASISHQLIFMGVLSLAGVVTLTLLVQAPVLIQLSCPLTVRGRVMSCYQLAVIGGQAIGNLLVGRLVESIGARPALLICAAAIVLLSIGIGVAMGRQSRLRLAVGRPTFWPRVRIVPSAR; from the coding sequence ATGTCCTCGGCGGCCCGTCCTGCCCATCCGTCCCCTCCGCATCCCGCCTCCCCCGAGGCCCGCCGCTGGCCGGCGCTGCTGTCCGCACTCTCCGCCCGCGGCTACCGCCGCTATCTGTTCTCCCTGCTGATCGGCAGCATGGGCTTCTGGATCGCACGGATCGCCCAGGACTGGTTGGTCCTGGAGCTGACCGGCAGCCCCAGCGCGGTCGGCCTGACCGTGGCACTGCAGTTCGCGCCGGTGTTGATCTTCGGCCTGACGGGCGGCGTGCTTGCCGACCGCTTCCCGGCGGGCGCGCTGGTCGCCCTGAGCCAGGCCGGCGTGGCGATGATCGCCCTCACCCTCGGCCTGCTCACCCTGACCGGCACGGTGCAGGCCTGGCATGTGTACGCCGGCGCGCTCACCTTCGGCTTCCTGGCCGTGATCGAGCAGCCCGCCCGGATGCGGGTGATCGCCGAGACGGCCGGCCAGCCACGGATCCGCAATGCCCTCAGCCTCAACTCGACCGGTTTCCAGAGCGCCGCGCTGGTCGGCCCGCTGCTCGCCGGCCTGATCATCGCCACCCTCGGCACCGGCTGGTGCTTCATGATCAACTTTGCGACGGCGGGCATCGCGGCCTATACGCTCACCCGCCTGGGCAGCAACTCCGAGAGCCGCCGGTCCGCCCCGGGCCAGAGCCCGCTGCGCCAGCTCCGCGAGGGCCTGTCGATCGTCCGGGGCACCAGCGAGATCGCCTGGGCGATCGCCCTGGCCGCGGTGCTGGCGATCTTCGGCCTCGGGATGCCCGCACTGTTGTCGGCCATGGCGCGCAACGACTTCGGCACCGGGGTGGCCGGCTACGGCATGCTCAGCGCCGCCCTGGCGCTCGGCTCGGTCGGCGGCGCCCTGCTCAGCGCCCGCGGCACCAAGGCGCTTCGGCTGCGGCACCTGGCCGCACTGCTCTGCGCGCTCGGCCTGCTGCTGGCCCTGGCGGCCAGCATCTCCCACCAGTTGATCTTCATGGGCGTGTTGTCACTGGCCGGCGTGGTCACCCTGACCCTGCTCGTCCAGGCGCCGGTGCTGATCCAGTTGTCCTGCCCGCTGACCGTACGGGGCCGGGTGATGAGTTGCTACCAGCTCGCGGTGATCGGCGGTCAGGCGATCGGCAACCTGCTGGTCGGCCGGCTGGTCGAGTCGATCGGCGCCCGTCCCGCACTGCTCATCTGCGCCGCGGCGATCGTGCTCTTGTCGATCGGCATCGGCGTGGCGATGGGCCGCCAGTCACGGCTGCGGCTCGCCGTCGGGCGCCCGACCTTCTGGCCGCGGGTGCGGATCGTGCCCTCGGCGCGCTGA
- a CDS encoding LysR family transcriptional regulator: protein MTPTPPGDVDHEGLDQGAFNPVWLRSFLAVASSRSFTRAANRLGLSQPAVSQQVRRLEDAAGRQLLVRDTRSVRLTDNGEAMAGFARTILAAQDEAVRYFSGSAMRGRLRFGAADELALGELPSVLREFRQSHPQLSLELTVTQSGTLRRRLDSGQLDLIFVNRADGADAADGRVVGRDRLVWVAPPGTVVDGGQPLPIVTYAAPSWSRSAALAALDNAGRAWRITCNTREVNGILAATRAGLGLCVLAASRIPPDLRIVDADLPTLPDVEMVLLTGRRAAPGPADALARAIANLAPSRLRKRGGDG, encoded by the coding sequence ATGACGCCGACGCCGCCCGGAGATGTTGATCATGAAGGTCTCGACCAGGGCGCGTTCAACCCGGTCTGGTTGCGCAGCTTCCTGGCGGTGGCGAGCTCGCGCAGCTTCACCCGGGCGGCGAACCGGCTCGGGCTGAGCCAGCCGGCGGTCTCCCAGCAGGTACGCCGCCTCGAGGATGCGGCCGGCCGGCAGCTTCTGGTGCGCGACACCCGCTCGGTGCGACTGACCGACAACGGCGAGGCGATGGCCGGGTTCGCGCGGACGATCCTCGCGGCGCAGGACGAGGCGGTTCGCTACTTCTCCGGGTCGGCGATGCGCGGGCGACTGCGGTTCGGCGCGGCCGACGAGCTCGCGCTGGGGGAACTGCCGAGCGTGCTGCGCGAGTTCCGGCAGAGTCATCCGCAACTGTCGCTGGAGCTGACCGTCACCCAGAGCGGCACGCTGCGCCGCCGGCTGGACTCCGGCCAGCTCGACCTGATCTTCGTCAACCGGGCCGACGGCGCGGACGCCGCCGACGGTCGGGTCGTCGGACGCGACCGGCTGGTCTGGGTCGCCCCGCCGGGCACCGTCGTGGACGGCGGGCAGCCGCTGCCGATCGTCACCTACGCGGCGCCGAGCTGGTCGCGGTCCGCGGCGCTGGCGGCGCTGGACAATGCGGGCCGGGCGTGGCGGATCACCTGCAACACCCGCGAGGTGAACGGCATCCTGGCCGCTACTCGTGCCGGGCTCGGGCTGTGTGTGCTGGCCGCCAGCCGGATCCCACCCGACCTCAGGATCGTCGATGCCGATCTGCCGACGCTGCCCGATGTCGAGATGGTCCTGCTCACCGGGCGCCGGGCGGCGCCCGGCCCGGCGGATGCGCTGGCCCGGGCCATCGCCAACCTCGCGCCTTCTCGGCTGCGCAAGCGTGGCGGCGACGGGTAG
- a CDS encoding cold shock domain-containing protein, with protein sequence MAVGKVRFFDAEKGFGFLTKDEGGDVYVRSSALPAGVDSLKPGQKVEFGVIDGRKGEQALSVRLLEAPPSLSKATRKSPEQMAVIVEDLVKMLDGIGGGYRRGRHPDGRTAGKVASVLRAVADELEL encoded by the coding sequence GTGGCGGTTGGCAAGGTGCGCTTCTTCGACGCGGAGAAGGGCTTTGGCTTCCTCACCAAGGACGAGGGTGGGGATGTCTATGTCCGCTCCTCGGCGCTGCCCGCGGGCGTGGACAGCCTGAAGCCCGGCCAGAAGGTCGAGTTCGGCGTGATCGACGGCCGCAAGGGCGAGCAGGCGCTGTCGGTACGCCTGCTCGAGGCCCCGCCGTCGCTGTCCAAGGCCACCCGCAAGTCGCCGGAGCAGATGGCGGTGATCGTCGAGGACCTGGTGAAGATGCTGGACGGCATCGGCGGCGGCTATCGCCGCGGCCGGCACCCGGACGGGCGTACCGCCGGGAAGGTCGCGAGCGTGCTGCGCGCCGTCGCGGACGAGCTGGAGCTGTGA
- a CDS encoding DUF3027 domain-containing protein, protein MSVTTAVERYRRPKLDAQGAAAVDEARAAAEDAAGVFGVGEHLGVDAEAERVVTHWFACPHPGYPGWRWAVTLSRASRARAVTVNEVVLLPAPRAVEAPQWVPWEERIRPGDVGPGMLLATPDNDPRLEPGYVAGSLDLDPEEASGARAVVAELGLGRERVLSLQGRDLAAERWLHGDPGPNNELSRQAPEPCGTCGYLVRLQGRLGLLFGACTNEFSPSDSRVVSIDHGCGAHSLVTEPERGVELPSPVWDTINVDEGLFD, encoded by the coding sequence GTGAGTGTGACCACCGCGGTCGAGCGTTACCGCCGCCCGAAGCTGGATGCCCAGGGCGCGGCCGCCGTCGACGAGGCCCGCGCCGCGGCCGAGGACGCCGCCGGGGTGTTCGGCGTCGGCGAGCATCTCGGCGTGGACGCCGAGGCCGAGCGGGTCGTCACCCACTGGTTCGCCTGCCCGCATCCCGGCTACCCCGGCTGGCGCTGGGCCGTCACCCTCAGCCGGGCCTCGCGGGCGCGGGCCGTGACCGTCAACGAGGTGGTGCTGCTGCCCGCACCGCGGGCCGTCGAGGCGCCGCAGTGGGTGCCGTGGGAGGAGCGGATCCGCCCGGGCGATGTCGGCCCGGGGATGCTGCTGGCCACCCCCGACAACGACCCCCGGCTCGAACCGGGTTATGTGGCGGGCTCGCTCGATCTGGACCCGGAGGAGGCGAGCGGCGCGCGTGCCGTCGTCGCCGAGCTGGGGCTGGGCCGGGAGCGGGTGCTGTCGCTGCAAGGTCGGGATCTGGCGGCCGAGCGCTGGCTGCACGGCGATCCGGGCCCGAACAACGAGCTCAGCCGGCAGGCGCCGGAACCGTGCGGGACCTGCGGCTATCTGGTACGCCTGCAGGGCCGGCTCGGGCTGTTGTTCGGCGCCTGCACGAATGAGTTCTCGCCCTCGGACTCCCGGGTGGTCAGCATCGATCATGGCTGCGGGGCGCATTCGCTGGTCACCGAGCCCGAGCGCGGTGTGGAGCTGCCGAGCCCGGTCTGGGACACGATCAATGTCGACGAGGGCCTCTTCGACTGA
- a CDS encoding DUF2530 domain-containing protein, giving the protein MARNPAPVRPLDVDGIGAAVVGTLAWLAALVACLVFRAELAARDSEWWIGVCVAGAALGVIGFGYATWRRRRR; this is encoded by the coding sequence ATGGCACGCAACCCGGCCCCGGTCCGGCCGCTCGACGTCGACGGGATCGGCGCGGCGGTGGTCGGTACGCTGGCCTGGCTCGCCGCGCTCGTCGCTTGCCTGGTCTTCCGGGCCGAGCTGGCCGCGCGGGACAGCGAGTGGTGGATCGGCGTCTGCGTCGCGGGCGCCGCGCTCGGCGTGATCGGGTTCGGTTACGCGACCTGGCGCAGGCGCCGCCGCTGA
- a CDS encoding NCS2 family permease has product MASSTPTQSGLDRWFELSKRGSTMAREVRGGLVTFFTMAYIVALNPLIIGTAPDINDNLISGLPNTPENVAPTIGMVAAATALIAAICTIAMGAIARYPVALATGLGLNALLAYVIAPQMTWPQAMGLVLIEGVLIGVLALTGFRTAVFRAVPRSLRAGIAVGIGLFLTLVGLVESGIVTKIPGDGTVPVQLGLNGSLTGWPMAVFVLGLVLVSVLYARKVPGAMLIAIILATIAAVIIQAVAPAGSKPDDPTGWSLNVPSIEQLVAAPDLSLLGRVDPVGAFTSGSLPVLAVALLIFTLMLADFFDTMGTIVAVGAEGDLLDAEGNPPHLRSILLVDSGAAALGGLGSVSSNTSYIESATGVAEGARTGIASIVTGLAFAVAIVLSPVINVVPSEAATPVLVFVGFLMLQQVTEIDWSKVEDGLPAFLTLALMPFTYSITTGIGAGFIFWVLLRVVLGRAREVHPIMWVVAAAFVVYFLQGPIGALIG; this is encoded by the coding sequence ATGGCGTCCTCCACCCCCACCCAGTCCGGGCTCGATCGCTGGTTCGAGTTGAGCAAGCGCGGTTCGACGATGGCCCGCGAGGTACGCGGCGGTCTGGTCACGTTCTTCACGATGGCCTACATCGTCGCCCTCAATCCGCTGATCATCGGCACGGCGCCGGATATCAACGACAACCTGATCAGCGGGCTGCCGAACACCCCGGAGAACGTGGCGCCGACCATCGGCATGGTCGCCGCCGCGACGGCGCTGATCGCCGCGATCTGCACGATCGCGATGGGCGCGATCGCCCGCTACCCGGTCGCGCTGGCGACGGGCCTCGGCCTGAACGCGCTGCTCGCCTACGTGATCGCCCCGCAGATGACCTGGCCGCAGGCGATGGGCCTGGTCCTGATCGAGGGCGTGCTGATCGGTGTCCTCGCCCTGACCGGCTTCCGCACCGCCGTGTTCCGGGCGGTGCCGCGCTCGCTGCGGGCCGGCATCGCCGTCGGCATCGGTCTGTTCCTGACGCTGGTCGGCCTGGTCGAGTCCGGGATCGTGACCAAGATCCCGGGCGACGGCACGGTGCCGGTGCAGCTCGGCCTGAACGGCTCGCTGACCGGCTGGCCGATGGCCGTCTTCGTGCTGGGGCTGGTCCTGGTGAGCGTGCTGTACGCCCGGAAGGTGCCGGGCGCCATGCTGATCGCGATCATCCTGGCCACGATCGCCGCGGTGATCATCCAGGCGGTGGCCCCGGCGGGATCGAAACCCGACGACCCGACGGGCTGGTCGCTGAACGTGCCGTCGATCGAGCAGCTCGTGGCCGCTCCGGACCTCTCGCTGCTCGGTCGCGTCGACCCGGTCGGCGCGTTCACCTCCGGCAGCCTCCCGGTCCTCGCCGTCGCCTTGTTGATCTTCACCCTGATGCTGGCCGACTTCTTCGACACCATGGGCACGATCGTCGCGGTCGGCGCGGAGGGCGACCTGTTGGACGCCGAGGGCAACCCGCCCCATCTGCGCTCGATCCTGCTGGTGGACTCCGGCGCCGCGGCCCTGGGCGGCCTCGGCTCGGTCTCGTCCAATACCTCCTACATCGAGTCGGCGACCGGCGTCGCGGAGGGCGCGCGTACCGGCATCGCCTCGATCGTCACCGGCCTGGCGTTCGCGGTGGCGATCGTCCTGTCCCCGGTGATCAACGTCGTCCCGTCCGAGGCAGCGACCCCGGTCCTGGTCTTCGTGGGCTTTCTGATGCTGCAGCAGGTGACCGAGATCGACTGGTCCAAGGTGGAGGACGGGCTGCCGGCGTTCCTCACCCTCGCCCTGATGCCGTTCACCTACTCGATCACCACCGGGATCGGCGCCGGGTTCATCTTCTGGGTGCTGCTGCGGGTGGTGCTGGGCCGGGCCCGCGAGGTGCATCCGATCATGTGGGTCGTCGCGGCCGCCTTCGTCGTCTACTTCCTGCAGGGGCCGATCGGTGCGCTGATCGGTTGA
- a CDS encoding TetR/AcrR family transcriptional regulator, with protein sequence MVELEGRGITSHSHIGTCKFHYGKPQFHPGTLGVMPQFDTPTVRRTRGALVDAAIEIWSRNGAAGLGEIAARAGVGRTTLHRHFTDRATLLAAVDAECRARFAAAARRARPQEDTGLAAYGRILGELLPLGDVLGLIFADNALIDPDTWAETDDQGYGSVVARGQADRSINPALPPAWISTLFWTTLLGGYLYLRDSPATVREATDLATDALTRAIATDIDQPISAPIGPCRK encoded by the coding sequence ATGGTCGAGCTCGAAGGTCGCGGCATCACCAGTCATAGCCATATTGGAACATGTAAGTTCCATTATGGCAAACCTCAGTTCCACCCGGGTACGCTGGGAGTCATGCCCCAGTTCGACACCCCCACCGTGCGACGCACCCGGGGTGCCCTCGTTGATGCCGCCATCGAGATTTGGTCGCGCAACGGCGCCGCCGGTCTCGGCGAGATCGCCGCGCGAGCCGGGGTCGGACGGACGACTCTGCACCGGCATTTCACCGACCGCGCCACCCTGCTGGCGGCCGTGGACGCCGAGTGCCGCGCCCGCTTCGCCGCCGCGGCCCGGCGTGCCCGCCCCCAGGAGGACACCGGCCTGGCCGCCTATGGCCGTATCCTCGGCGAGCTGCTTCCCCTGGGCGACGTGCTCGGACTGATCTTCGCCGACAACGCGCTGATCGACCCCGATACCTGGGCCGAGACCGACGATCAGGGCTATGGTTCCGTCGTCGCGCGCGGCCAGGCGGATCGGTCGATCAACCCGGCGCTGCCACCAGCATGGATATCGACGCTGTTCTGGACCACGCTGCTCGGCGGGTACCTCTATCTGCGCGACAGCCCGGCAACCGTGCGCGAGGCCACCGATCTCGCGACCGATGCGCTGACCCGGGCGATCGCCACAGACATCGATCAACCGATCAGCGCACCGATCGGCCCCTGCAGGAAGTAG
- a CDS encoding YqeB family protein, with the protein MTGDAATFELDHRARTLIPLALAGIGAALGWAFPAIASRLHELPWFPMAGPVSLLERVASAGGLVAMIAIGAIAGVLGGLLVVSHAPRLSISEREIIVRAGDARHRFARSQVVEVAIEDERLVLRDDADVELFRSEFHGAPAEILGAAESRGWKVKA; encoded by the coding sequence ATGACTGGTGATGCCGCGACCTTCGAGCTCGACCATCGCGCCCGGACCCTGATCCCGCTGGCCCTGGCCGGCATCGGGGCCGCTCTCGGCTGGGCTTTTCCGGCCATCGCCTCACGGCTGCACGAGTTGCCGTGGTTCCCCATGGCCGGACCGGTGTCGCTGCTGGAACGGGTCGCCTCGGCTGGTGGGCTGGTGGCGATGATCGCGATCGGTGCGATAGCGGGGGTGCTCGGCGGCCTGCTGGTGGTGTCCCATGCGCCCCGGCTGTCGATCAGCGAGCGGGAGATCATCGTGCGGGCCGGTGACGCGCGCCACCGCTTCGCGAGATCCCAGGTGGTCGAGGTCGCGATCGAGGACGAGCGGCTGGTCCTGCGCGACGATGCCGATGTCGAGCTGTTTCGCTCCGAGTTCCACGGGGCGCCTGCCGAGATCCTCGGCGCCGCGGAATCCCGGGGCTGGAAAGTAAAAGCTTAG
- a CDS encoding MarR family winged helix-turn-helix transcriptional regulator produces the protein MSSNPAPPRPSVRTTPELASALRLTVMRLSRRLRQVHAKGHDLSANQLSTMSVLMRDGELGMRELAELEKVQPPSMTRTVASLVAAGMVERRASASDRRQQRVRLSAAGREIILAERRRRDAWLAQRVAKLTAGEREILRAAQPVLQRLAE, from the coding sequence GTGAGTTCGAATCCTGCCCCGCCCCGGCCCAGCGTGCGTACCACCCCGGAGCTCGCCTCCGCGCTGCGGCTGACGGTGATGAGGCTGTCCCGGCGACTGCGCCAGGTGCATGCCAAGGGACACGATCTGTCGGCCAACCAGTTGTCGACGATGAGCGTCCTGATGCGCGACGGTGAGCTCGGCATGCGCGAGCTCGCCGAGCTCGAGAAGGTCCAGCCGCCGTCGATGACGCGTACCGTCGCCTCGCTCGTCGCGGCCGGGATGGTGGAGCGCCGGGCGAGTGCGAGCGACCGCCGCCAGCAGCGGGTACGCCTGAGCGCGGCCGGCCGCGAGATCATTCTGGCCGAGCGCCGCCGCCGCGATGCCTGGCTCGCCCAGCGCGTGGCCAAGCTCACCGCCGGCGAGCGGGAGATCCTGCGCGCCGCCCAGCCGGTCCTGCAGAGGCTGGCCGAGTGA
- a CDS encoding MFS transporter produces the protein MNLADSRTFSALQNPNFRRYLGGSFLSNIGTWMQRVAQDWLVLELSGGSALAVGVTTALQLLPTLIISPYGGLIADRFDKRKVLFFSQGWMALCAAVLGVLAITGTASTWTVYVLALLFGVGSAVDVPARQSFVSEVVGRENLTNAIGLNSATFHLGRIIGPAIAGLVIASFGSGWAIAANAVTYLAFLFAVGTLDTTQLRPAEVVQRAKGQILEGIRYVRSRADLLLVLMVAFFVGTFGMNFQMTIALMASLEFNRTAEQYGILSSFMAVGSLVGALIAARRTRAPRTRAVVATALVFGAVEIVLGLLPTYEWFAVGLPLAGLASLLTLTAANAAVQMGTAAGMRGRVMALYTMVLMGGTPIGAPLLGALAQQLGPRATLLGGGALTIIGVLVSIWVVVRFKHLDVEAHLRPRPGFVVADRSSA, from the coding sequence GTGAATCTCGCCGACTCGCGCACCTTCAGCGCGCTGCAGAACCCGAACTTCCGCAGGTACCTCGGGGGATCCTTCCTGTCCAACATCGGGACCTGGATGCAGCGGGTCGCCCAGGACTGGCTGGTGCTGGAGCTGTCCGGCGGATCCGCGCTCGCGGTCGGCGTCACGACCGCGCTGCAGTTGCTGCCGACCTTGATCATCTCGCCCTACGGCGGGCTGATCGCCGACCGGTTCGACAAGCGCAAGGTGCTCTTCTTCAGCCAGGGCTGGATGGCGCTGTGCGCGGCGGTGCTCGGCGTGCTCGCGATCACCGGGACGGCGAGCACCTGGACGGTCTACGTGCTCGCGCTGCTGTTCGGCGTCGGGTCGGCGGTCGACGTGCCGGCCCGGCAGTCCTTCGTCTCCGAGGTCGTCGGCCGGGAGAACCTGACCAATGCGATCGGGCTGAACTCGGCGACGTTCCACCTCGGCCGGATCATCGGGCCCGCGATCGCCGGGCTGGTGATCGCCTCGTTCGGCTCGGGCTGGGCGATCGCGGCGAATGCGGTGACCTATCTGGCGTTCCTGTTCGCGGTCGGCACGCTCGACACGACGCAACTACGGCCGGCCGAGGTCGTGCAGCGCGCCAAGGGCCAGATCCTGGAGGGCATTCGCTACGTACGCAGCCGCGCCGATCTGCTGCTCGTGCTGATGGTGGCGTTCTTCGTCGGCACCTTCGGGATGAACTTCCAGATGACCATCGCGCTGATGGCCTCGCTGGAGTTCAACCGGACCGCCGAGCAGTACGGAATCCTCAGCTCCTTCATGGCCGTCGGCTCGCTGGTCGGCGCGCTGATCGCGGCCCGGCGTACCCGCGCCCCCAGGACGCGTGCGGTGGTGGCGACCGCGCTCGTCTTCGGCGCGGTCGAGATCGTGCTCGGGCTGTTGCCGACCTATGAGTGGTTCGCGGTGGGCCTGCCGCTGGCGGGTCTGGCGTCGCTGCTCACGCTGACCGCGGCCAATGCGGCGGTACAGATGGGCACCGCGGCCGGGATGCGCGGGCGGGTGATGGCGCTCTACACGATGGTGCTGATGGGCGGTACGCCGATCGGCGCCCCGCTGCTCGGCGCGCTGGCGCAACAGCTCGGCCCGCGCGCCACGCTGCTCGGCGGCGGCGCGCTGACGATCATCGGGGTGCTGGTCAGCATCTGGGTTGTCGTGCGGTTCAAGCATCTCGATGTCGAGGCGCACCTGCGCCCGCGCCCGGGGTTCGTGGTCGCCGACCGGTCGAGCGCCTGA